In the Rhodothermia bacterium genome, one interval contains:
- a CDS encoding DUF4252 domain-containing protein, which produces MQQVRWDLERQQEGGHYQKIVGVHAGPALIGLARWIISLTDDDDAWDASRIMRHFHRAYVRVYEFRGQSQNENLRMPTALRNLQDHGWQTALSVRDEGSNVWMLYKEKYGNVRDLYVVVADDEDLVMIRAKGNFNDLVEEAINTQSTGFRSKKKGL; this is translated from the coding sequence ATGCAACAAGTCCGATGGGATTTAGAACGACAACAAGAAGGCGGGCATTATCAAAAAATTGTGGGTGTACACGCAGGCCCAGCCCTTATTGGCTTAGCGCGTTGGATTATTTCCTTGACCGACGATGACGACGCATGGGACGCCAGCAGGATTATGCGCCATTTTCACCGTGCTTACGTGCGCGTTTATGAGTTCAGGGGACAGTCCCAAAATGAAAACCTCCGTATGCCCACAGCCCTGCGCAACCTTCAAGATCACGGGTGGCAAACAGCCCTTAGCGTCCGTGATGAAGGTAGCAATGTTTGGATGTTGTACAAAGAAAAATATGGCAACGTGAGGGATTTGTACGTCGTGGTTGCTGATGACGAAGACTTGGTGATGATCCGCGCAAAAGGCAACTTTAATGATTTGGTTGAAGAGGCCATTAACACACAAAGCACTGGTTTCAGGTCTAAAAAAAAGGGATTATAA